GTTCTCCAATTTAATACTTAAATTAATTGaattaaatcaatatttaaaataattgagaAAATTGGAGTTTGGGTGCACAACAACTTAATTAGTTTCTGgctcatttatattattttctgtccaatgtctgctttcttttttttttccctcttccttacAAGATACCATAGCTACTTTATGAAGTTGTCTACCTGATACCTCAGTTTCAAAGACCATGATCACACTCGTTTTGTTCCTTGGGATCAACCCTTCATGGCCAATTCCTCCTCCGTCACTGAGTTCCTCCTGCTGGGTTTTTCGAGCCTTGGGGATGTGCAGCTTGTCCTCTTTgtgatcttcctctgcctctatCTGATCATCTTGAGTGGGAACGTCACCATCATCTCAGTCATCCGCTTAGATCACAGCCTCCACACCCCCACGTACTTCTTCCTAGGAGTCCTCTCTACCTCTGATATCTTCTACACACTGGTTATATTGCCCAAGATGCTCATCAACCTGTTTTCTGTCCTCAGGACGCTCTCCTTTGTAAACTGCGCCACTCAGATGTTCTTTTTTCTCGGTTTTGCTGTCACCAATTGCTTGCTGCTGGGAGTGATGGGCTATGACCGATACGCTGCCATCTGCCAGCCTTTGCGCTACCCCATTCTCATGAGCTGGAGAGTGTGTGGACAACTGACAGGAACTTGTGCTGCGAGTGGTTTCCTCATTTCCCTGGTGGGAACAACTTTGGTCTTTAGCCTCCCTTTTTGTAGTACTAACGAGATCAACCACTACTTTTGTGATATTTCACCAGTCATACGTCTTGCCTGTGCTGAAACCTACATCCGTGAACTGGTCATCTTCACTTGTGGGGTTTTGGTGCTTGTTGTTTCGTTCATATTTATCTGCATCTCTTATGGTTTCATTGTCCGCACCATCCTGAAGATGCCATCAGCTGAAGGCAGGCGGaaagccttctccacctgtgcctcccacctCATTGTGGTCATTGTCCATTATGGCTGTGCCTCCTTTGTCTACCTCCGGCCCTCAGCCAAATATATCTCAGGGAAAGACAGGCTGGT
This window of the Ochotona princeps isolate mOchPri1 chromosome 2, mOchPri1.hap1, whole genome shotgun sequence genome carries:
- the LOC101533829 gene encoding olfactory receptor 10R2-like, whose translation is MANSSSVTEFLLLGFSSLGDVQLVLFVIFLCLYLIILSGNVTIISVIRLDHSLHTPTYFFLGVLSTSDIFYTLVILPKMLINLFSVLRTLSFVNCATQMFFFLGFAVTNCLLLGVMGYDRYAAICQPLRYPILMSWRVCGQLTGTCAASGFLISLVGTTLVFSLPFCSTNEINHYFCDISPVIRLACAETYIRELVIFTCGVLVLVVSFIFICISYGFIVRTILKMPSAEGRRKAFSTCASHLIVVIVHYGCASFVYLRPSAKYISGKDRLVTVTYTIITPLLNPMVYSLRNRDVQVAIKKVIGKTVFSLKNL